The genomic region aagatcccttggcactatttcgaagagcagtggagttctccccagtctcctggccaatatttatccctcaaccaacatcatgaaaaccagttatctggtcattatcacattgctgtttgtgggatcttgctgtgtgcaaattggctgcggcatttcctacattacaacagtgactacacttcaaaggtatttcattggctgtaaggcgctttgggatgtcttgaggtcatgaaaagcgctgtaataaatgcaagtcctttcttgccCTGCTCCCCACAAGATTTTCATAAGATCGCTTTTCAGCCATTGTCTTTTGGTTTTACTGGAGTCATAATGGTCATAATGCTTCAGGCACATGGTCATGGGGAGGTACTAAACATTTGAAGAAGCGAGGCTAGATGGTGGAGTAGCATTTTGGGGCATGTGGGGAGATTGAACACTGGTTCCCACGGGGGATGGGTGAGTCAACTAGCCCGGTGTCACACATTGGTCATTGCTAAAGGCCTGGGAGTTGGTCGTCTGGCTGCATTCCCACTCTTAGGACTGGACTGGGAAGGgaagctgggggaggggggagctgtGTGGTGCAGTAGGTCGCACACATTGCCCTTTCGcctctgggttcaaatccagctcggACTGATGGGATGAGAGTCTTCcccctctgctggctgtaagggtcctacgCAAAATGCGATTGGATTGTCTCAATCCCGTTCCTAGTGGACGTGGTGCCTACAATATGAAACTGTCCCTTTTCGGCACTGATTGGCACAGAAAGCCAACGGAATTGCTGGAGCGGGAAGTACGGGGTGGGGgcgtggtgaatctacactggcGCAGTAGCAGTCCTCTTCAGAGGTtgggacagaggagagggagctttactttgcaacTGACTTATGCCAAACCCAGAGTGCATGAAATAGGAAGAGTTCAGTTCCCAGTGCTGACAACCCTCTCCTCGATGAGCACGAAAATTTAGGAGGCATAGACGGGTCACTGAGAAGTTGTTTTAAAATAAAGCCAATTTAGTGGGCATCCTTCAGGTGGAGGAAGGTCGGACATGAGTGTTCTGCCTGGCTGGTAGCTCGTGACCAACCTGCGAAGGCATCGTCAACTGCTCTCCTGGTGGAGGAAATGTGAATCCAGGAAaattttaggttaaaattatctgggtgatgggggggaagggaggggaggaaagagttTGAGGTCTCTCCTACTGGATGGCTAAGTTGGTTTAAGATAGtttgtagctgagccatacagaccagcaagTCCCCAAGCTCGGTTTCCAACCCGCGCTGATCGCAGCTGCCGCAGCTGTTTGAGGGTTCGGCGGGGGGGCTACAGTTGGCTTTCTGGGCGAGGGAAGGGCTAAATGCAGCAGTTCTAATTGCTGTCCATCAGCACCTGTTGGAGAGCCGATGAGAGACCGGGATCGgctggggagagaagaggagaacaGCCCAACGATGCTCTGTCTAGTGGCGCTTGTTGAGGATGGCATTTAAACGAGAGCGCTGCTGGAACACATTGAACCGTACCCCAGCAAGattcgggagagagggagggagggaggagtttgcaaagaaaaaggggaggggggttaAGTTATAGTAAAACCGAGTTGAGTTGCGCTCACTTTGATTGACCGCACTTTTTTTGGTTCAGCACCTCCAGACCACTCGGCACAGGCAGTTTGCCAGCGAGTCCAGGAATCAGGTAGCGGCTAAAAGCCTCATGGAGCGCTTCCTGCAGGATGTCATACAGTACCATCCCTCCAGATACAAAGACAACAGGTAATGAAAGGCAACCTTAGACGTGTCGGTCTATAATCCCTTAACCCTTCGCCATACAGTAGGTTTCTGTGATGCTCGGCGTGTGCAGCCATTTGCCGCTGTCAACGCTTGTTAGCTGCCGCATTTTTAGAACACCGACATAAAAGATAAAACTACGATGTGATTAAGGTACAAATGATTGAAAATGGGGCAGCCGAGCTCCCTGATGCCTCTGTATTGGCCAAGTTGTAAGGCCTCCAGCAGCAGGTAACTCCAATCCAACCAGAGGTCAAAGCTGAAAATAACCCCTGGATGAAACGCTCAGTACCTTCCTATCTCTTGTCAAGGCTTCCAAGAATGCAGGACGTATGTAATAGCctgaaaaatacaagaactgctcAGTATCCCAAAATTCATCCTAGTCCcaacaaaataaaagcaaaacGTTGATTTGTGttggaagtacttcattggacgtaaagcgctttacatcctgaggtcatgaacggtgctttataaatgcaaatcctttccgtTTCGGTCTTTGTCCATGAGCTGGGTTAGAGGGCACCAATGTCAGGCACTCTTCCCTGAGGGGGCACCAATGCCAGGCACTTCCTGAGGGGCACCAATGCCAGGCGTACCCCGCAGACGCCCTGGCTGAAGTAGGATGCTCAATCAAGTGTACTTCTGTGGTGGGACTTGCAATGGGCTGGCTTGTCAACTTGCCGTACCAATTTGCTCCTCTGCTGGAATTGACATGAACCAAGAAAGCAAATGATCCCAATTTCTTGCGGAAGGGTTGTTTTAACATCTATTTGTCTTCCTCAGGTCAACGTACATGGACCTACCATCAGTTAGCGCCCCGCTTGTTCCCAAGAAGGAGCTTGCAGACATGCATTCTTATCAAGATGACAAGGAGACCATTGGGACCAGAGAGGAGTTACCTAGCACGGATAACGAGTCCATCCGATCAGCGCATTTGATCGGGAAGAACGCCACGAGTTACATTCGGGCCAAAGGCAGCGTTGTATCTTCAGTGCCCATTGGGGATCCAGTAAATAGAAAAGACACCATAATTGAAGAGCCATCATCTAGAGAGCAGTTGGATGACATCAACTCCCCTATCCGTAAAGTGTTACGCAGAACTGCATTTTTAGGTGTGAGTGAGGCCGTCCTATCTTGCAATAAAATGGAGAGGCAAGGACACCCCTTGAGTTTGGGCTTGTACAAGGCAGCACCAAGGAAAGGAATAAAGGACCACAATAAGCCCTTAGCTGTCAGCACTCACATCCCTCAAAGATGTGTGCACCATGAACATTGCAGTCCTACGTCTGCTCAAATGAACTTTCCTAATGTTTCCTCAGGGCTAGCTTTTAGATTTTCCCAACTCCACAATGTTAACTCTCAGGGCACAATAGCGGGACATCCTCTTCCTCAACTCAGGGACTACGCAGCGGCTAGTAGCTCGCGGTGTACTGGTGGGCCAAGCCAAACTGAGGAAAGCAAGCCACAGAACAGGAACAGCGTCACTTGCCTGAGTACTCTCAAAGAAACCAAAATTGCAGACCGCATAGAGGATTTGGTCTCCGAGACCATAGAGAGTGTCATTCGGAAATATTGTAACAGGCATCGACTAAACCCACAAGACAGTGACAGTGAAAATTCAGCAGCGGAGGTGAAAGGAAGGTCTACATACTGTCAGCTTGAAAAGCAAAGGAAAACAATGGAGAAAGGCCTGCAGAGCAGTGTTCCAGGTATGAAACGGTCTCCTGCTGGAGATCACCACCCTTGTACACCTACAAACAGTTGCGAAATGGTTTGCAGCAGACAGGCAATAAGAGATACAACTTCTTGCTTCAAGAAAATGCTGTCTTTAACCCTCTCTAATGAAAGAAAATCTGGAGGGCACCACCAGAGCACCGGTGAAGACATGTGTAGTTCTGGCGGCAGCATTTGTTCTCTCGGCAGTCAACTGGGACACATGAAGTCTACCAGCAGCTCTGAATGGGATGCTTCTGTAAAGGTAGAGAAGGACTGTTCAAGGATAGCGGTCAAGGATTTGGAGGCACTTACGGACACCCAAATAACCCTCGAAGACCGTGGCTATAAAACGCAGCTGAGCTCGGTCCTGCATTTCCAACCAGACGAGTGTGACAAAATGGAAGAAGAAAATCCCGCCTCTTCAGGAAACTTTGCGAAAGTGGAACACGTTGAAGAAAAAATGCAACCCCTTGAAATCGAGCGGAAGCTCCGGTCGCTACCGTATGTGCCTGCATCTTTTGCTGGAAAGACTTGGTCAGAAATCATGGCAGAAGATGATCTGAAAGTGGAAGCTCTCGTGAAAGAGTTCAAGGAGGGGCGATATCTGTGTTATTTTGATAGTGAGTCTTTGGCCAACCatggaaagaaacaaaagaagaaGCATAGATCTGACATGAAAGACACGTCCAAGGTGACGGCTGAAAGCAGCCTCGACGTGCCCATTCTTGAAGCAGTGCCGCGCTTGCAAGAGGGGAACGATGAGGCTGAGCCCGCCCCTGCTCTGTGCAAGCCGGTATTGGGCAAGAAGCCGGCCCCGAGGCACTGTCGCTTGGCATCCAGATGCCAGGTTGTCAAAGTCAGTCACGGCACCCAAACCAGCGACGTGACCTACCCAGTCGTCAAGAAGAAATCCaggagaatggagcaggagccggagaacAGTTGGACTCAGCCAGAGCAGGAAGAGAGGTCTGATATGAAAACCAGGCTGTGCTCCTTGAGGTTGCCCAGCTCCTACAGCAGGATCATGAGCCCGGTCCAGCCCAGGACGGTCATATACGTCCTCTCCTCGCCTGACTTCACGTCAGCGGCACAAGCCACCTCCAGGGAAGGCAAGAAGAACTCCAAGGCCTCGGAAGATGGTGCCAGCCCAACCAAGTACAAGTACAAGAAGTCCCCGGTGAAGTACTACGACCCGGTCACCAACAGGATTTTGAAGACCCCGCCCAGCAGCTTCAGCGCCGAGCGGATGAGTCGCTCGTCCCACCACGTACGCCAGCTCTTCAGGAGCCTCAGCCCGGACATCAATATGGGGCGGCCCGCCGAGGAGCGCAAGTCGGGAGCAGCCAAGCCCCGGGTGAAGGCCAACGGTGGCCTCCTGCACGGCGGCAGCGTGACCTCCTCGACGCCGTGGCCGGGCGGCGCGGCCAAGATCAAAGAACGGGCACTGGGGGGGACCCCAAGCAGCGACTGCCCATCCAAAAGCACCGGCTCCAGCTCCCGCCAGACTCCGCTGTCCAGGTCGCTGATGGGCTCCGACGGGCCTCCGCCCCGGCGCCACTCCGAGCACAAGAGCATAGTACTGTCGCCACTCCGGCGAGACACCCCCGAGTCTCCGTTTGGCAAACTCAACGTGTACGTCGGCCCGCGGAGCAGGCGGGCCCCCGAGAAGGAAGAGCTGCTCCACCACCTGAGGGGGCCGTCGTCTCTCTCCGACTCGGGAACGGTGGCGGCCCGGAGGCCGCGCTTGCGCTCCGGTTTCCGGGCGGCCGCCGCCAAGGACGGGGCTTTGGGCGGAAAGATCCTCCAGAAAGAAGTTGAAGGCGGCGGCACGGCCCACCGGCGCAGGGCGGCCCGGAAGAGGAAGTGACGTGGGGCGGCCCTTCGCTTCACTAGACTGGAGAGGCGCATCGTTGCGCAGTGACGCATTCACGACGCGCCTGATTTCTacaatgtgtgtgtggatttttttttttctatttgtatGAAGTACTTCAGGGAATTTGCAGTTAAAAGAAAAGTTGCAGCCTGTATTTTTTATAAAGAGCGAGGTGTTTTTCTTTAAAGTGTCTCGTAGTCAAAATGGCGGACGGTGAGTCCTTGCTCCCAATGGCACCTAAAATGGTGCATGTTTTTCATTACacagagtttacagcacagaaacaaggcaTTTGACCCAATCACtctgtgccggtgtttgtgctccacacgagcctcctcccacaatACTTTATCTatcccaatcagcatatccttctattcctttctctctcatgtgtttatctagcttccccttaaatgcatctacgctattcacctcaaccactccatgtggtagcgagttccacattctaaccactctctgggtaaagacgtttctcctgaattccctattggatttattagtgactatcttatatttctgaccccctagttttggtctccccaacaagtggaaacatcttctccacgtctaccctatcaaagccctCTATAATTTtaaaggtcacccctcagccttctcttttctggagaaaactgttcagtctttcttgttagttataccctctcagttctggtgtcgtccttgtaaatcttttttgcactttcttcagtGCTCCTATATCCTTAttgtaatacggagaccagaactatgtacAGTATTCACAGGTCATAACGGTGCAAAAAAAGTCCATGAGGAATGGAAGAGGATTTGTTTTCCTTCAAATAAATCTATTTTattttcttcccaccccccctccctccccccccaagtgCCGATCAGAAGGCCCCCTCGTCCAGCCTAGGGTCGCCAAACTTCCAGCATTGTCccgaagtctccaggaattaaagattaatcaccTGAGCACTGCCACAAGCAAagtcccaggagaaaaatcataggggcactgaaaaaaattgtgtgtttcattcactttctttgaacacttttgtttatttgtagtaaaaatactggaaatgtggGGATGCAgtataaaggctgtttgaccgggtggggtggttggaggtcggaggtcacgtgatgaaacctccagaaatacgTCCAACTGGAGTTGGCAACTCTAGTTCAACCCTTTGCGCTgcgttagctgatttcagtcaggAGCGCGGTGGAGGAGGCCTCAGTATCCCAGGACGTGTGGGACGGGAGAGGGAAACCTCAACAAGAAGTccctctcctgattgctgtccaataACTCCTACCGGAACGGGCGCATGTGTGCAGACAGTGTGGTCAAATAGGTCATTGACACTCACCGTCTAGCCTCATTCGCGAAAACTGACCACCCAGTGAGTCAATCAGCACCTGTGAAGATATACTCTCAGGAGGGTAGAAGAGGGGTGAGGGTTTATATATTCCTCTCGCTGAGGATGCAGTCGAGGAGAGTGGCTGTTTAACCGTGAGTGCGTTTATTGAATGCTGAACATCAGTAAATGCCAAAGAGCAAGTCACTCCCCAGCTTCAACCATCTGCATTAGAGGGAGGGAATGAAGGCAGAACAGCCAGCTGAGCGACGCTGTGGAACAATTCCGACTAGAAATTAAAGGGGTGTTTGGTGCTGTTTTACCACCTGGTCTGCCCGGGCATTTGTGATTGCAGAACGGCAGAGTGCCTGCATTAATTGTTTttacatatttatttatttatttgaataATACCCTTTGTAAGCAGAGTGTTCACTCACAAATGAATATAAATCTTCCACTCAGTCCTCAACAAATGAGGCTGTATTATTTTGGTAAATTCTGATAATTCACTGCTCGTTGAAATAGTCCTTTACTTGGattattggggggggaggggggccttCAATGGTAACCCACCGCAGCAACTTCACAATCTACCACCAGAAAACAAAGTTCATACTTTGTACCAAAGTTCTTATCTACAACTCTGATAGTTAGAAAAGTACACAAATTTAAACTCTTGCTTAAATGTTCGTAGGCTGTTTTCAATGGACCAATGTTTCaatgctctggccatcatggtgtggggcaggcttgagggaccagctggtcttttcctgcccttcaCTTTTGTATGTCTATATATTTCTTCATTCAAACCATCAGGATAGAAGCCTGAAGATCAGAAGCAGACTCTGCCTAGTTCCCTCATTCAGGTGGCTTAAAAAAACATTAGAATGCCTGTGCAAACTTTGTACGATATTAACCTGGAGCTGTTGGGGGGAATCCAGTATAGTTGGGAGTCCAGTGGGCTAAATGCTGTATCTGCCTGGATGTTTTTTGTATTGAAAGTGTTGATTCTGATACTATTAAGATGCTACAAGGTGTCATTTTATTGTTATTTTTACCCTTCATgccttctcttctccccccatatCTCCAGTCACTCTCAATACCCCAACCAGGATGATTAATAGCCGAACTGGACCTGCCATTGTCCAGCAATTATTGAGCTGGCCAGTAGAGGGCGTGCAGAAGCCTTGCGAATTGGTTTGGTTTGACCCTGCCGATTGAGATCAGAACTCGTGGGGAATGACTGGAGAGTCAGTGCACTCCTACTGCCTGGCGTAGGATCAGGGGAAGCAACTTCCTTACCGCATTAAAAGGGACAAAGTGAGGTCCCAAGATCCTAAAATCTTCTCCAATATTAATTTAACCCATTGACGAGTCAAGCAAAGGGAAGCCCAGAAAGGCATTACCCCAGTCACACGCCGCTGATTATTTGCACAAGAGCAAATCTGCCCCGTAtatagtataaaagcaaggagggaATGCTTGTTGCGCTCTttgcctcaatactgcactgatatGGCACTGCTATCATCAGAACCTCACAACCCTGTCTGCTCAACACAGTACTAGGGTGCAGGGCTGGTGCCTTCAGCAGAGACTCAGCCCAGCTTCACAAATGGACTCTTCAGAAAGAGTTGACTTGGTCCTGTTTTGCCAATTGACGTTACCCAGAAATGGATCTTGTGGTAACTTCTCAGAACAAATGGCTGTCAAGACCTCTAAATTTACCAGCAttaaagggggccattcggcccatcacgctTGCGCCAGCTCtctaaaagagctatccacttagttgcCCTGCCCTTTTGTAATacccttttatttttttaaaaagctattatggattgtGATTCACCCACTGCTAACAACCCCCTATGGGGAAAACATTCTCCTGACCCTCTCCTTTCATGCTTTTGGTGCTAGTCCTAAATTTATGCGGCCTAATTACTAACTCACCgagcagtggaaatagtttttctgtatttgccttattaaatttcatctgacatctatcCATTCAATATACTAACCtatcaatgtcctcctgaagtccctTCCAGTTAACCACACTCTCTTTTAtgagttgtctgcaaattttgatttgTGCTCCCTCTATAtaatatatatgatgtggagatgccggtgatggactggggtggacaaatgtaaggaatcttacaacaccaggttaaagtccaacaaatttatttaaaaatcacaagctttcagagattatccccttcgtcaggtgaaggggataatctccgaaagcttgtgattttaaaataaatttgttggactataacctggtgttgtaagattccttacatttatataatatatatataatgtgctattatattttatatatgtTATCTATATCATCTGTCTaactctatctgtctatctattatctatctatctaactatctgcctgtctgtctatctaatatatgtattatatatattgtctgccttaattttatcaaaaACCCTCCTatgcagcaccttatcatgtGCCTTTTGCGAAATCTGCTGCTGCAGGAGTTGAGATAGGTGAGTGGTAACCATTGATGGCCTGTTAATCGTCTGGAACCGTTTGTCACTTTATGTCTTCCTTGTTCAATGTGCAGATAACACAAATAAGGGGAGCAGTAGGTTTGGCGGATGCAGGTAATGATTTGCGGAAggatttagattagttatgctactgggcagacaaatggcaaatgaaatttagtcCTGGCAAATGTTAAGTATTGTATATTGGATTAACAAAGCATGTGACATGGATGTGCAATGAAAGGAATAGAATTAATACAGGGAACCTTTAAAGGGGCCTGTTCAGACAACTGTCAATGTTGAGACGATGTgaaaaagcaatttaaaaaagcaaacagaacGTTGGGATACATAGAATAATAACaacatttatatttgtttatttATTAAGTGGGTAGTGCTGGCAAAgccgcatttattgtccattcctagttgtcctgaaatggtgatggtgggccttctctttgaaccaCTGGTGATGGTGCCCACGATGGCACGAGGTAGGGATTTCAagaatattgacccagcaataatgaaggaacggcgatatatgcccaggatttggaggtgatgatgtttgctgctcttgtccttcttggtggtagaggtcattgtcttcagttcccgccacaaactccgttccctagccaccgactccatccttctccttggccactgtccaAGGCTGAACCagtccgttcgcaaccttggcatcccatttgaccctgagatgagcatcaaccacatatctgctccatcaccaagaccacctacttccgcctctgtaatatcacccgtctctgcctcaactcatctgctgctgaaaccctcatccatgcctttgtcacctctagactggccggcctcctatcttccaccctccataaacttgagctcatccaaaactctgctgcccgtatcctaatttgcaccaactcccgttcacccatcacccctgtgctcgctgacctactttggctcccgatccgggaaagcctcgattttaaaattctcatccttgttttcaaatccctccttagcctcgcctctccctatctctgtaactttctccaattctggcctcttgcgcatccctgattttaatcgctccaccattgacagccgtgccttcagctgtctaagtcctaagctccggaattccctccttaaacctctctgcctcgctacctctcctcctttaagacgctcgttaaatcctacctctttgaccaagcttttggtcacctgtcctaatatcaccttatgtggctcggtgtcaaattttgtttgataatcgctcctgtgaagcgccttgggatgttttactacattaatggcgctgtataaatgcaagttgttgttgttgggctgggaggtgctatcaaaggAAGCTTGGTGAATAGCTACATTGCATCCTTGTACatggcctttaatgtaggaaacatcccAAAGTAGGAGAAAAGTGGATGTAGCCTTTCTGAGAGAGGAAAGGTCCTTGAATGTCTTAGtttaagagatgggttttgaggagacATTTAAAGACAGGAAGAGAGGTAGTGAGACTTGGGTTTCAGCAGGGACAAGATGACCGAAGGCTCTGCCCCcaatggtagagggggaggagtggggagatGTAGAGAAGGCCAATCTGAATAccagagggatatggagaggaacTTAAGGCTGGATCAGATGATCAAAATAGGgtagggcaaggccatgaagggatttggagatgagaatattaaattgaatgagTTTGGGGATGGAGTTAGTGTGAGACAGCGGGGATGGGGGTTATGGACAAGCTGAACAGTCGGGGTTTTTTGGGAGGTTTTATAATGACAGACCTCACTCGGAGTTCTACATGCAGTTCTGGCCACTCTGCTTCAGGAAGGGACGTCCATGTATTGGAGAGAATAAGAATGATCCCAAATGTAAAGGGGAAGAATAATGAGGAAAGATTAGGGAAGCTTAAGGACAGCATTCtagagagaaggttgaggggcaaCCTCAGGTATATAAGGTATTAAATAATTTGGTAAGATAAACCCAGAATATCACTAAATGATACATTAGGCCAGTTGAATGACATGGATTCAAATTAATGGAAGATAAATTTAAGACCAATCTAAAAAGGGGCTGCAGATTTTCCTCTTGTAGGTTGTAAAGGATCATCTGGACGGAGTGCAGAATGGAAATTCAGGCGGACTCTATTATGGGCATGCAATCCTCCCTCCTGATTTTTCTCTCTGCACTCTGCCATAATCTGCCCCAGTGTCTTTACTCAAAGGGCGATAAACATTTGGAATAATGTACAGGAAATAGTCAAAATCGTTGGGTGACTTCAAAATACAATTGGATGCGAGGCCGGCTGGATTAGAATACTGTAGGGATATTCTACCATTCAAAGGCGGCACTTTCTGTTTGCAAGCGGAGGTTAAGAATGTAGACTATATTCTATAATAAGATAAACCTAATACTTGTTCCCAGCAGAATaccagagaacgtacagcacattGTGTATTTATAATACCGTAGATGTAATAACACCTGTATGTGACTGACCGTTGTAACTGGCCTGCTCTTACATCAGACTATGCAGATTAATTTCTTGTCACCGCAGCTTTCTCATGTTCCATACACTGCAGCATAGAGTCCTGAGAAGTCGTGTATGTTCTGCATGTTCCTTGTCCAAGTAGTCCACCTGCCTTGATGTGACATGCCTTGCAAAGCAATGTTGGAAGATGAAGTCTGAGGATCTGTGAGGGTCCCTCAATGAGTCTGGGGCCTCATCCCATGTATTGGAGCA from Heptranchias perlo isolate sHepPer1 chromosome 7, sHepPer1.hap1, whole genome shotgun sequence harbors:
- the zdbf2 gene encoding DBF4-type zinc finger-containing protein 2, which gives rise to MDDRTGVDRPCAERPVPEAFPGQSRRGYCGCCQELYTCLEQHLQTTRHRQFASESRNQVAAKSLMERFLQDVIQYHPSRYKDNRSTYMDLPSVSAPLVPKKELADMHSYQDDKETIGTREELPSTDNESIRSAHLIGKNATSYIRAKGSVVSSVPIGDPVNRKDTIIEEPSSREQLDDINSPIRKVLRRTAFLGVSEAVLSCNKMERQGHPLSLGLYKAAPRKGIKDHNKPLAVSTHIPQRCVHHEHCSPTSAQMNFPNVSSGLAFRFSQLHNVNSQGTIAGHPLPQLRDYAAASSSRCTGGPSQTEESKPQNRNSVTCLSTLKETKIADRIEDLVSETIESVIRKYCNRHRLNPQDSDSENSAAEVKGRSTYCQLEKQRKTMEKGLQSSVPGMKRSPAGDHHPCTPTNSCEMVCSRQAIRDTTSCFKKMLSLTLSNERKSGGHHQSTGEDMCSSGGSICSLGSQLGHMKSTSSSEWDASVKVEKDCSRIAVKDLEALTDTQITLEDRGYKTQLSSVLHFQPDECDKMEEENPASSGNFAKVEHVEEKMQPLEIERKLRSLPYVPASFAGKTWSEIMAEDDLKVEALVKEFKEGRYLCYFDSESLANHGKKQKKKHRSDMKDTSKVTAESSLDVPILEAVPRLQEGNDEAEPAPALCKPVLGKKPAPRHCRLASRCQVVKVSHGTQTSDVTYPVVKKKSRRMEQEPENSWTQPEQEERSDMKTRLCSLRLPSSYSRIMSPVQPRTVIYVLSSPDFTSAAQATSREGKKNSKASEDGASPTKYKYKKSPVKYYDPVTNRILKTPPSSFSAERMSRSSHHVRQLFRSLSPDINMGRPAEERKSGAAKPRVKANGGLLHGGSVTSSTPWPGGAAKIKERALGGTPSSDCPSKSTGSSSRQTPLSRSLMGSDGPPPRRHSEHKSIVLSPLRRDTPESPFGKLNVYVGPRSRRAPEKEELLHHLRGPSSLSDSGTVAARRPRLRSGFRAAAAKDGALGGKILQKEVEGGGTAHRRRAARKRK